The stretch of DNA GCAGTTAGGCTCCCAAATAATAttcttcatttgtctttttcaaagtTGATTTATAGCAATCGACAGGTTAAAGCCTCATCTGACTTCATTACTTTTAAAAGCTGTCTATTTCACAACTGTCACTTTTCATCACTTAACTCAAATAAATACTTGAAGAAATGAATTGAAAGAGACTTTTAGATCATGTTTATAATTTTGGTCACCACGTTAACATTCCTAATGACCTGACCCTCTGAGTTTCTGTAGACTCCTAAATTGGACCGAAAATTTCTGCATTTATACCAGAAAACTTAAAGGAAGGAAGGTGAGGTGACAAGAAAtactgattaaaagaaaaagtgcGGCTGGTGACAAGTCGACCGGGTGCAGCCTCAGCAGAACTTCCCAGCAGCGGCTAGGGCCCAGGCGGGGTACCCAAAGCTGCTGGGTAGGGGGGCATTTCTTGGGGCAGGGTGTTCAGGTGTACCAAACTGCTGAAAAGAGGGCCCAGTCTGACAGCCACGCACACCGCCCGGCTCCCCCAGAGCCAGGCGCAAAGTCACGGGGAAGACTGTGCAGTTTGGAAATGCTGTCCATCGGGACTATTTACTACCATTATTATTTCTAGCGTTGTTTCCAAACTGGTTGTAATGGAACCCAAGTTGGCAGGGCGAAAGGCATTTCCTCCCAGTTGTCTTTGACTTAGATCTTGTGAGATACCCATGGAGGGCAAGTGTGGCAACGAAATCGCATGGATGGAAGTACATGCAATAAATCGAAataatttcttcttcaattttgcTGCCATTTGCCCGATGCTGGGTCTTCCAGGGCTGGTGTTAATCTCCCTCTTTCTCGCTCTCACTTCCTCTCCCtacctcacccacccacccacaagGAAACAGctctaagaaggaaggaaagaagggagggagggagggaaagaaagaaaaaaaaaaaaatatatatatatataaaggaaaaaaggaaaaaatgagaaggaaagaaaaggtaaaaagaaacgCCTATAAACAGGAAAACTGTCTAGTTAGGGGGACAAAACAATATCGAGTGCGttagattttctttctcaaaaaaaagaaaaaagaaaaaaaaaaaaaaaaagagatcgaAGTCTCACGAGCCGGGGGAGGAGGACCAGAGCAACTCGCTTGGTGTGTTTGGGCCCGGACTTCCAGGATTGGTTCGAGGGTGAACCCGCGTGCTGGCGGCGCGGGCCCCGCACCCTCGCTTCGGCTCTGCCCGGGTCCCATCGCGAGCAAGAACTTTGCAGATTCCCCGGAGCCGTGGAGTCCAGAATGTGCCCCGGCCTGGGCCGCGCCACGCTCCCCGCCACTGCCAGCTTCCCGATCGTGGCCTTAGGCCTTCGCCCACCCGAGAACAGGTCCGCCTAGCGGGTCTGAGCGCTCTCCGACTTTTCGTGCCCAGGCGAAGGGAAGCGGGTGCGAACGACGCTCGGTAGCTGCCGCCTCACTCCGGGAGCGCGGCCGCGGCGCTTGGCGCCCAGCAGCCGGGTGCGCTGCAGTACCTTGGAGCGCCACCTTGCTGCGGAAACTGGAATTACGCGGCCATGCCGCCCAGACTCCTGAATCCTAGCTTGACCATCACCGCAGTTTTTCCTTCATCTAAACCCTAAGAGAAACCGAAACACACAGGCCTTCCCACCGGCTAAAACCCATTATCTGTGACCGACATATCCCGCAACGTCTGCACTAGGATAAAGGGAAAAtaacaggagaaagagaaaaatacacgTAGGTACAATTCCACCAGCGTCTAAACTGGGACGCTGCTTtcatagaaaagagaaatgagcaaTGTCTCCTCTGAGGCCACGGGTTCGGGCTGCCATGTGTTTCCGGCCACTCGGCTGTGGCCGATGCAGACATCTCCCATGAGGCGGGTGCTTATGAAGTCGTCCCTTCCCAATTATGATTTTCACCGAAATCCACTCATTCTGGTCAGACGGACATCAGAGGGTCTCTGCCATGCCCGTCAACCAGCCTACTGGGACCTTGTACCGCACAGCCTTCCGCTCTGCTGACAAAGTTACCACAAAATGCAGCCCCTAACCTGTACATCTATGGGCTAGTGGAAGCAGTTATGGCAAGAGTTCCAAATCACACAGCTTTTCTCCTCAAAGTGCAAGTGGGCATTTGACCCTATTTAATCCAGTTGGTAACTTAAGGGATTTGCCCTGCTCTTAAGTTCTGCAAGactaaaaatatacagaaaatcagTTCACTCATATGGTGAGTTTGCTTCAAGTTTTCAAAGCACACCACCCTAGAAATAGGTGTTCTAAGTAAAAACAAATCTCACAAAATAAGATTCTTTTCCTTGAGGATGCCAACTtggtattaaaaaatagaatgtctATCTTATGGTCCTGTGAGGATTTGTGTGATTTCTTTGTTTTGAGGAAGGTACagaacatttttctaatttagttttgaccaaaattttgtttttgtgttaagAAGCTCAGTGGATCCCACTTAGAAAGATGACTGAACTGGGAGctatggtgggggggggtgtataCACGTGGAGGTGTATTTCCCTGCCTGAGCAAACCCAACCTAGATACCATTTCTGGAAACTTTGTCCTCCCAGAGTTGGTAGGGTGAGCTCCCAGAGGGCCAACAGGTGATGGAGGGAGCACTCCTTCTCCCTGTAACCAGCACTCCTCATGGAAGATTAGGAGGTTCTCTGAGAGCCCTTGCTCATAAATTATAAGGCTGCGCCAAGAAAATAGCCAGGTTGGCTTTTTCTGGGTGGTTTGTCCCTTCTCCATCAGGCTAGCAAAGATTTCTGCTACACCATACAAGAAAGAAGCCCCGATTTCCTTGCAGGACTTGAATGAGGACCCCTCACCCTTCACAGCTGAGGAGGGGTGGCTCAGCCCCTGGGGGATCCTGCAGCTTTCCTGACTAGAGAGGTGCTGTGCTGGGGAAGAAGGAAGTTGCTGAGAGATCCTGGCAACTAAAAGGCAATTCCTGAGAGGGTCCAGGGGTCCACTGAGTGCCAGCTGTGAGGATCAGGATCGGAGGCAaaagcagaggagaggagagcagagCAAGTGACATGCTTGAATCTGCATACCTATAGTTTTGAAAAGTCTCTAAATTGGAAaagtttctctccttctctccctccctcccctccttctcttctctcctttcctttctctctcctctatcCCCTCCACTTCTcacattcagatttttttgagtttttttccacCGAATAATGCCTgagattaaaaatgatttttattgctATTACACTTTCTACCGCAAGATGCAGTGCAAGGCGGCAGAGTTTGTATTACAACTATGTCACAATGTTTCACTGATGCAAAACATGTAGCCAGAGGGTGTTGCTAATGACTCCTGGATTAGAGGGAGATTGAGActgggagaagaagagagagagagagagagaggacaagagagggagacagaagggagaagagagagggattTCATTAGAGGAAGGGAGGGTCACCATATAATCAGGCCTAATAATCTAATCAGGATATTTTCGGATTTCAAGGTTCTTACCAAGCTTGAGAGTGTGAGCTAGAGAGAAAGCAATATCCTTTTAGACAACACAAcacaaaggctttttttttttcatgttaataaCTATTACGTTTACAGTCAGTTAAGTGAAGAACTCTCCTTTGCAAAAAATCAAACTTCGGAAAATGCTTAATATCAGATTAAAGGCTTTTCCAGGAGCCGCCCCGCTAGGAGGGAGGTGGGGACCCAGTAATCACTCTGGGGTGTGCGGAGCGCCCCGCGGCCTGCAGAGGCTCAACGCCCCCGCCTGCGGTCATGCACACACTTGCACACCTGCCTGGCACAGCCTGCAGGGCCCCGGGGTGCCCGCCTGGGAAAGCCTGTGGCCCGGGCTCGGCCTCCTCTCGATCTTGGCGGAAAGGTCCCTCCGGGCTCCGAACTCCCCGGCGCCCTCCCCCGGGACCAGCTCTACTTAGGGAAGCGGGAGGTTTCGCGGTTCCTACCGTGGCCCGGGCCGGTCCCACCGCCCTGCAGTCCGCTTCTGCCCCCCGGGGCACAGCGAGTAGGGCTTCCCCTCCGGGCCGCGGCCCTTTGAACCTGGGGGCCCTGGGCTCCCGGCCGGCTGCGCGGAGCTCGCTCGGGGCCCGGCTGCGGAGCCGAGTGTGGGTGGCGGGTGGGGTggaaggggagtgggggaggcggagggggtggaggggcaggggcGGGAGCCGACGTTAAGCCTGGAAGCTTGGCTGTTTACCCAAACGATTTTCCTTTCAGGCCCGAGACGCCAATGAGACAAGATCAAGCTCCCCTCTTCGcaatgtgtgcgtgcgtgcgtgtgtgtgtgtgtgtgtgtgtgtgtgtgtccgtcctCCAAGCGGAGCTTTGTGAATTGTGAATGGGGGCTCCGGGACGCCGGCTGGGAGGGACCAGAGGCCCGACCCGGGCACCAGCGCCTCCTCCCGGGGGCTGGGGAGAAGCCAGGCGGAGGGCGCGGGGTCTGAGCGCGCCGAAGGGCGCCTCAGACGCACAGTCGTCCCGATCCAGGGAAGCGAGCAGCGGTAGGGACACAGGCTGCCGAGAGCTAAGGTCCGCGTCCCCAAAGGCCGATCCGGGAGacgtgggaggagaggagggagagagaataatATGAATCACATCCTCCTTCCAGTTCCTTAATTTCTTATCCCCCCAAAGCTTAAATCTAGTTCCTAGGCCACTGATTTCTTTCCGACTCCCTCGCTCAAGATCTATTAGCTGCAAATTAGGCCAAGGTTTTGGCGATTACGGTACAATGCAGGCCGCGTGACACGCGCCGCTGGGCCTGAGCCTGGGTCCCTCCTCTCGCcgaaaaaaaatgattagaaagCAAGAGGGGATGGATGGTCTGTATTGACAAgacatttgtcatttttaaaggGGTCCACATTTAAGAACATGCATCGGCCTTGGGGgttgtggggaggagggaagggacgAAGAGGGGgcgaagtcccagccacagcgcAGCAGGTGATCGCTGTCCTGGGCgtggctcctgctgtggctccagagGCAGTCTGGAGCTGAAATATCGTTGGCAAAATAATAACGACAAcaatattattagtattattgaTAAGAAGAAGAATTGGAAAGGCAGGGTTATATTTATTTGAGATCGTAAAATAAAATCTGGCCTCAAGACGTCCTAGGTATATTTAGTGGCTTGTCTCTGACGATTCGTTCCCCTTGGCCCGGGCCGATTAAAAGCTTACCCAAGAAattgtttctggaagaaaaaggTGTCATTCTGATGCTCCTGACTCAGCTACTATTGCTCCTCCTGTCTCAGCCTGTCCCTGCTccccccactccacccacaccacactgaagggtttctttctttctttctttctttctttctttctttctttctttctttcttttcttttcttttcttttaatgaaacaGGAAGTTCTTATTTAACAGAAATTCCTTTCCCCTGATGCTAACCTGAGGCATTAGGGATTTTGCATCAGGCCTCCAGGTCTTCTGCTCCTGGTGGTCCAGGCCTGGACTACACGCTGGGGGAGAAATGGCAAGGGCCTCAGATTATGGCATATTAGGGGTGGAGGGCTGTGGCTCCTAGGCTCAGAGGGGTCAGAGGCAGCTGGTAGGCACCTAGGCAGGAATTGAGGGCTTGGGGACCCAGCACAGGGTTGGTCTGGAACAAATGTGTATGAGGAGATGCTCAGGGAGAAAACCAGATGTGCCTCATAATGACAAGAAGcatggctaacatttattgagtgcttctaTGTACCAGGTATCGTATCCATCCCCCTGGGGGGTCTCCAAACCGGAGGACAAGGCGTCATGGCCAAGGGTAGGCCTCCGAGCGGGCAGGGCTGCAAGGGGCAGCCAGCTAGGTGGGATCACATGGCTGGGGATACAGGTTTTTACCCCACGACGCGTTTTCTGCCTGGAGAGGTGGTGGGGTCGCTGCGGGCAGCCGGGCCTGGAGCAGGCATCCTGCTTCCTCGCCTGTGGTCCTCCGCCCACATCCAACCTGCCCTGTGTGGCCATGCACTGTGTGGGCCCCAGGTCTCTAGCCTGGGAGAAGGAAGACCAACAGGTTCCAATGATGCTGCCATTTCTTCGCGCTGGAAATCCAGAGGCAATTGAACAGGGCTATGAGGGCCGCTGAGGTCAGGCTTGGGCGAGAGGCAAGCTCTCTATGCTCGGAGGCCCGAGGCCCGGCGTCCCGCGGCTCCTCCCGCTCAGGCCcagggcgcggcggcggcggggctcCAGACGAGGTGAGCCTCCTTCATGGTGCAGGAGGGCTCCAGGGCCTCCGCAGCCCTCGCGTTCCGGTGCTCGCCAAGGGCAGGAGCGGGGCTCAGGCCCAACCACCCTCTGGCCGCGTTCGGGCTGCTTCCACGCCCCACCCCGCTGGGGTGTTCCAGCCTCCATTCGGAGGCCACTCTCGCGAGCGGGAGTTTTCCTCCAAGCTCAgtctctccctcccatccccctaaAGCAGGGTCTGAGACTCGCCGATGACCCCGTGCCTTGCCCCGCGAGGGTGGAAAAAAGCAGGCACTGCGCTCTGTCTGGAGACAAAAGGCCTCCGCGCCCCGCTCCTCCAGGCTCAGCCGCTGCGCGTTTCGCACCCGCCTCCACCTATGTGGAGCAGGCGGGAGCAGGTGGAAGTGTCCTTGTAGGGGTGGCTCCGAGTAGAAAGCCCTGATTGATCCCAGAAATTGAACACCTCCAAGTCCAAGGGCTTAGGCACGGCACGGGTATCTGCTTCAAAAAATTCAGtccgcccccagccctccccactaAGCCCCCATCCAGTCACCCTCTATAAAGGGGTCCCCTCGCTGGATTTTTGCTTCTAGTCTCATTGCGTATCACCTGGCAGACAGGAAACGCTCGCTTCTGATATCGACCTGCACAGgttacttttttccccaaaacaacGACTCTAGCTTTCCTGCTACTAGACCCCAGGGAGAATTCACTGGTtttaacattaaaacaaaacaaaacaaaacttaaaactcTCTCCGGGTGCGAGATGTGGTGGGCCGTGCGGAGTTTCCTGTCTCTCCACGCTGACTCCCCGCCGCACCTGGAAAGCTAGTCCTGTGAAGAATAAATAGTCTGATCCTGCAGTCTATCATTTCGGTATTACAAATAACCACCGTGGAGCGAGAAATACCCCCGGCCTAAGACTATTGATAGATGATAGTAGCGATATTCACAATCGATCCTTTAATAGGCAGACGTCATAAATCATGTTCAATCCCCTGACAGCACAGTACTTCGcttaataatataattaagatTAAAACTCCAGAGGTATTGGAGGCAGCGGGTATTGATAGCTTCAAAGATTGCATTCTGGATATGatgg from Sus scrofa isolate TJ Tabasco breed Duroc chromosome 7, Sscrofa11.1, whole genome shotgun sequence encodes:
- the LOC110261756 gene encoding microtubule-associated protein tau-like; amino-acid sequence: MATQGRLDVGGGPQARKQDACSRPGCPQRPHHLSRQKTRRGVKTCIPSHVIPPSWLPLAALPARRPTLGHDALSSGALRRAQTPRPPPGFSPAPGRRRWCPGRASGPSQPASRSPHSQFTKLRLEDGHTHTHTHTHTHARTHCEEGSLILSHWRLGPERKIVWVNSQASRLNVGSRPCPSTPSASPTPLPPHPPPTLGSAAGPRASSAQPAGSPGPPGSKGRGPEGKPYSLCPGGQKRTAGRWDRPGPRVSELELSDGEQWSMGKTKSLPRGSCSLVVETENEATEARGVK